The following proteins come from a genomic window of Diprion similis isolate iyDipSimi1 chromosome 8, iyDipSimi1.1, whole genome shotgun sequence:
- the LOC124409927 gene encoding NADH-ubiquinone oxidoreductase 49 kDa subunit-like, translating into MTATVLGTFVRKSAGFPLGGKGLLKNGACLNYFSRRQGHQSQIDQEYLKAYHGPVLYPDEYTSQYPTTYKTELEPPREHKVQNSFLNFGPQHPAAHGVLRLVLELDAETVIRSDPHIGLLHRGTEKLIEYKTYTQALPYFDRLDYVSMMCNEQCYSLAVEKLLNIDVPIRAKYIRVLFAEITRLLNHMMGVGTHILDVGALTPLFWLFEEREKLMEFYERVSGARMHAAYVRPGGVSLDMPLGLMDDIYEFANKFAERLDEVEDLITENRIWIARTKDVGVVSYEDALNCGFSGVMLRGSGIKWDLRKSQPYDAYDLVDFDVPIGINGDCFDRYLCRVEEMRQSLRIIHQCLNQMPPGEIRTDDAKIAPPPRSEMKSSMESLIHHFKLFSQGYQVPPGATYTAIEAPKGEFGVYLVSDGSSKPYRCKIKAPGFAHLAALDMIGKKHMLADIVAIIGTLDVVFGEVDR; encoded by the exons atGACTGCGACGGTTTTAGGAACCTTTGTACGAAAATCAGCAGGATTTCCCCTTGGCGGTAAGGGATTGCTAAAAAATGGGGCATGCCTCAATTACTTTAG CCGAAGGCAAGGTCATCAAAGCCAAATAGATCAGGAATACCTAAAGGCGTACCATGGTCCGGTATTGTATCCGGATGAATACACGTCGCAGTATCCGACGACTTATAAAACTGAACTCGAGCCACCTCGTGAACATAAGGTTCAGAAttcgtttttgaatttcgggCCGCAGCATCCGGCAGCTCACGGTGTGCTACGTCTGGTGCTCGAGCTTGACGCCGAAACTGTTATAAGGTCAGATCCTCACATCGGACTGCTGCACCGTGGAACTGAGAAATTGATCGAATATAAAACCTACACCCAGGCTTTGCCTTATTTCGATCGTTTGGATTACGTCTCGATGATGTGCAACGAACAGTGCTACTCATTGGCAGTTGAGAAATTGCTCAACATCGACGTTCCAATTCGTGCTAAGTACATTCGTG TGCTCTTTGCCGAGATTACGCGACTATTGAATCACATGATGGGTGTCGGTACTCATATTTTGGATGTTGGAGCCCTGACTCCATTGTTCTGGCTATTTGAAGAGCGTGAGAAACTAATGGAATTTTATGAGCGAGTGAGTGGTGCACGAATGCACGCAGCCTACGTTCGACCAGGTGGAGTTTCATTGGACATGCCATTGGGTCTGATGGATGACATCTATGAGTTCGCTAATAAGTTTGCGGAACGTTTAGACGAAGTCGAGGATCTCATTACAGAGAATAGGATTTGGATAGCACGTACTAAAGACGTTGGTGTAGTATCCTATGAAGATGCACTGAATTGTGGATTCAGTGGTGTCATGTTACGCGGTTCGGGCATAAAATGGGACCTACGGAAATCCCAGCCATACGATGCTTACGATTTGGTCGACTTTGATGTCCCGATTGGAATCAACGGAGATTGTTTTGACAg ATATCTCTGCCGTGTCGAAGAAATGCGTCAGTCTCTGAGAATCATTCACCAGTGTCTGAATCAGATGCCACCGGGTGAAATCCGTACGGATGATGCAAAAATCGCTCCACCACCCCGCTCGGAAATGAAGTCCAGCATGGAATCACTCATCCATCATTTCAAGCTCTTTAGTCAGGGCTACCAGGTACCGCCCGGTGCTACTTATACGGCAATTGAAGCACCAAAAGGAGAATTTGGTGTATATCTTGTCAGCGATGGCAGCAGCAAACCGTATCGCTGTAAGATCAAAGCCCCCGGTTTTGCTCACTTGGCTGCTCTAGATATGATCGGGAAAAAACATATGTTGGCGGATATTGTAGCCATCATCGGTACACTCGATGTAGTATTTGGCGAGGTTGATCGATAA
- the LOC124409926 gene encoding NADH-ubiquinone oxidoreductase 49 kDa subunit-like, translating to MAAAVLGTVLRKSAGFPLVGKGLLKNGAGIYFVDRRQGHQSQIDQEYLKAYHGPVLYPDEYTSQYPTTYKTELEPPREHKVQNSFLNFGPQHPAAHGVLRLVLELDAETVIRSDPHIGLLHRGTEKLIEYKTYTQALPYFDRLDYVSMMCNEQCYSLAVEKLLNIDVPIRAKYIRVLFAEITRILNHIMGIGTHALDIGALTPFFWLFEEREKLMEFYERVSGARMHAAYIRPGGVALDMPLGLMDDIYEFASKFAERCDEVEDLLTENRIWIARTTDVGVVSYEDALNCGFSGVMLRGSGIKWDLRKAQPYDAYHLVDFDVPIGVKGDCYDRYLCRVEEMRQSLRIIHQCLNQMPEGEIRTDDAKIAPPPRSEMKSSMEALIHHFKLFSQGYQVPPGATYTAIEAPKGEFGVYLVSDGGSKPYRCKIKAPGFAHLAALDMIGKKHMLADIVAIIGTLDVVFGEIDR from the exons ATGGCTGCCGCGGTTCTGGGCACCGTCCTGAGAAAATCTGCAGGATTTCCTCTCGTGGGAAAAGGCTTGCTGAAAAATGGAGCTGGCATCTATTTCGTCGA CCGAAGGCAAGGTCATCAAAGCCAAATAGATCAGGAATACCTAAAGGCGTACCATGGTCCGGTATTGTACCCGGATGAATACACGTCGCAGTATCCGACGACTTATAAAACTGAACTCGAGCCACCTCGTGAACATAAGGTTCAGAAttcgtttttgaatttcgggCCGCAGCATCCGGCAGCTCACGGTGTGCTACGTCTGGTGCTCGAGCTTGACGCCGAAACTGTTATAAGGTCAGATCCTCACATCGGACTGCTGCACCGTGGAACTGAGAAGTTGATCGAATATAAAACCTACACCCAGGCTTTGCCTTATTTCGATCGTTTGGATTACGTCTCGATGATGTGCAACGAACAGTGCTACTCATTGGCAGTTGAGAAATTGCTCAACATCGACGTTCCAATTCGCGCTAAGTACATTCGTG TTCTTTTTGCTGAGATCACCCGAATTCTGAATCACATTATGGGTATTGGCACTCATGCGTTGGATATCGGAGCCCTGACTCCATTTTTCTGGCTATTTGAGGAGCGTGAAAAACTCATGGAATTCTATGAGCGTGTCAGTGGTGCCCGTATGCATGCGGCCTATATTCGACCAGGTGGAGTTGCATTGGATATGCCATTGGGTTTGATGGACGACATCTATGAGTTTGCCAGTAAGTTTGCAGAAAGATGTGATGAAGTTGAAGATCTCTTGACAGAGAACAGAATCTGGATAGCACGTACCACAGACGTAGGTGTAGTGTCTTATGAAGATGCACTGAATTGTGGATTCAGCGGTGTCATGTTGCGTGGCTCTGGAATAAAATGGGATCTACGAAAGGCGCAGCCATATGACGCTTATCATTTAGTTGACTTTGACGTCCCCATTGGAGTAAAAGGAGATTGTTACGATAG ATATCTCTGCCGTGTGGAAGAAATGCGTCAGTCTCTGAGAATCATTCACCAGTGTCTAAATCAGATGCCTGAAGGTGAAATCCGTACGGATGATGCAAAAATCGCTCCACCACCCCGCTCGGAAATGAAGTCCAGCATGGAAGCACTCATCCATCATTTCAAGCTCTTTAGTCAGGGCTACCAGGTACCGCCCGGTGCTACTTATACGGCAATTGAAGCACCAAAAGGAGAATTTGGTGTATATCTTGTCAGCGATGGCGGCAGCAAACCGTATCGCTGTAAGATCAAAGCCCCCGGTTTTGCTCACTTGGCCGCGCTAGATATGATCGGAAAAAAACATATGTTGGCGGATATTGTGGCCATCATTGGTACACTGGATGTAGTATTTGGTGAAATTGATCGATGA
- the LOC124409929 gene encoding uncharacterized protein LOC124409929: MSSLEEASVSLTRTMRPQEMEWDQTSTTALIQMYKERNCLWDTSHEFYKNRRQRREALMEMAHRFNCALADVEKKLYMLRSSFRKEYRRWNYAKLTAGPNNANLVRKPQWFALDLLMFLKDDVAKKSLTPLNPNAPLKTDMNQELDIANSDIQNVFYYDSENSTLTPLEPGEVPLDYNVQQGGIPEAQKQSPGSTASKRNSSGEPALLELTSKRPKLRGDVDDPRIRVIKANDVQEKDGFAAFGNFVAEELKNIKDSSQIQLAKLRIHQILFDATRSFLKVPIPRL, from the exons ATGTCATCCTTAGAGGAAGCTTCGGTAAGTTTGACCAGAACTATGCGACCGCAAGAAATGGAATGGGACCAGACCAGTACCACGGCTCTGATACAAATGTACAAAGAGAGAAATTGCCTCTGGGATACCAGCCACGAATTTTATAAGAACCGAAGACAGCGCCGCGAGGCGCTCATGGAAATGGCACATCGTTTCAACTGCGCGCTGGCCGacgttgaaaagaaattgtacATGCTCAGAAGCTCGTTTCGAAAGGAATATCGCAGGTGGAATTACGCAAAGTTAACAGCTGGTCCGAACAACGCGAACTTAGTTAGAAAACCGCAGTGGTTTGCGTTGGATCTGCTGATGTTTTTGAAGGACGACGTTGCTAAGAAATCGTTGACCCCGTTGAACCCTAACGCACCCTTAAAAACCGATATGAATCAAGAATTGGATATTGCCAATTCG GACATTCAGAACGTGTTTTACTACGACAGCGAAAACAGCACGTTAACGCCCTTAGAACCGGGAGAAGTACCCTTGGATTACAATGTGCAGCAAGGTGGTATCCCCGAGGCGCAAAAACAATCACCAGGATCAACAGCTAGTAAGAGAAATTCAAGCGGCGAACCGGCGCTTCTGGAATTGACTAGCAAACGACCGAAGTTACGAGGGGACGTTGACGATCCGAGAATACGAGTGATCAAGGCGAACGATGtacaagagaaagacggttttGCTGCGTTTGGAAACTTTGTCGCTGAGGAGCTGAAGAATATTAAAGACAGCAGCCAAATTCAATTAGCAAAGTTGCGAATTCATCAAATACTCTTCGATGCTACTCGGAGTTTTTTGAAAGTTCCTATACCTAGATTGTAG